In the genome of Primulina tabacum isolate GXHZ01 chromosome 13, ASM2559414v2, whole genome shotgun sequence, the window CATTATCAAGAACAAAACCGTAAAAATTGGAGACTTTAAGATGGCAATCGAGCACTATAAGTCAATTATGAATTTTACCATACTCATTCAAGCAACTCGATTACTTTTTCCACTGCAACAACCGCAACGATAGAAgattaatttcataaaaaatttaacgaataaaatcataaaaattggGGATAAGCGATGACATTTGAGCTCTTTAACAAAATTTATGACCTTCAACACAGTCATATGtgcatttcaaataattattccacaacaacaacaaaaaaaaagcTAAAAATTGCATAAATGGATGAAAACCAACAACTGTAACCAAATTTATGAACTCTAGAATATTTTCAAGTATTTCGAATAATTATTCTCAACCAATTATATAAACAAGTATCTTGGTatcaattttaaaaacaaaatcctaAGAATTAAGGATAACTTGATTGCAATCGAGCACTATAAAAAATTATGAACTTTAGTGATGTGATCCGGGTGAATTGGGTAAGCAGAGTCAGGCAATCCACCGGATTTTATGATAAGTGTGTTGTCAGGAAAATGAGTAAGGGGATATATCTGTGATGAAGATATCTCTGTAAGCTATGTCTTCAACCGTGACCTGCAGACAGTGAAATGAACTCGTAAATGAGCGTCGGAGGGGTATCCGGCGTGggcactccgatgcttaagtcagcaggttgaagatgaagaATAAAAGGGTTGTATATGTGGTGATAAAAGTGAAATGCTTAAGAATTCGGAATTCGGAAAATCCACATGTCCTTCAAATGAGAAGTATACTTGCTATTTATGGCAGGGAATCCTATAATTACCTTGTGTTCAGCGCCCACTTGTCACTTAGGGTAAGATGGCTGCCCATACTCTAATTCTGACAAGTTGTTCTGACACGTCAACCCATGTGGTTCTGACAAGAATTGAAacatctactaatttaaaattcttctaatttttttaaaaaaggctcattttcttgaaattatTCTTAAACGTTTTGCATGCGAGCGCtctacagaaaaatataacatttaaaaataacattaaatatttgacagtaaaaatagtgcagtttagaATAACCACACTCATCCAAACTTTTACGCAAACATAAAggaataaaattcttaaaatcaacAACGTTTGAAAATGctcatctcctctcaaatctcataaccatgtggtcctcgggtcgtgtcaccgcaccaggtctgcctactcagagtttggcacctccagtcccctcaccatcaagctcacctgcatcagacacgcctagtgagtctaaatactcaacacacttgtaccagaagtaacaagtacatatacatagcacacagcagtgaaaaatatcatactcaacatatatttcgtgaacttaaaagcatgaacataaacgtgtcgtgtagaatcatatcgtgtcaaaacatgacatctcatgtcatcatatacgtatacatttctTTCAATTAAATTCAGtccattagttgtgactttcgtatcagctctattcgatggatccatctacgtataaccacgatACCGGGCGGCGGGAACATCAGCGACATCATTACTCATCCACaaagccttggcctcagctcatcatatctcatatcatcgtatacatatacattgtcagtcacaactaattttcatccttcaaaaacatcatcatattcaccacttaataaaaacatgcatatacataactttttccttaaaaccaagcttGCACCGTATTGAtcataatttcattaaaaaaccATAAACAtaaagcataaacatttaaaacagtATAAAATGAGCTCAGGGGCGCTGCCAGGAACAAAATCTcacctcgggtgcaaaatgaccattttgcccatggaaacccaaaatgaccattttacccctggacctctaaaatttgacccgaaacttaccaaactccttaaaacatcccaaaaaatatttaaaaatgtttcttagacgtaaactcgagctcatttcaaacttaaccgattcgttttaataCTTGGatcggagtcccggttttagcccgaatcaacccgaaacttaacaaaaaatttctcaacttaaaccatgactaAAACCTAGATACCATCCTATAAAAAAAACCCATTCTAGGCCACTTTTGACCCACGAAACAAGCCCAAAGGTTGTTGGAAATATCCAGCTTATGCACacaattttcacagcttgagcaattttacggtaaaaatcatatatctctcattttttatcaaaaaattacgaaATTGCTATCAAATTGATGATAATACAGAGTGATACAAAGCATATGTTCAACACATTTCTAGAAAATgaacctataagtcgcagaattcaaaataaccaagggtgacgggttttgtgacacggaaatttcacagcttgtgcggctttacgataaaaatcatatctccatTGTTTCGTATcataaaattacaaatttgttatcgaatcgaagataacagagatttctacaaatcatatgttgaatacattcccagaaaaccaacctataagtcgcataattcaaaataaccgagggtgacgggttttgtgacacagaaatttcacagcttgggcggctttacgataaaaatcatatctccctcattttttatcaaaaaattacgaatttactattGAATCAAAGATAACAGAGAgttctacaaatcatatgttgaacacatttccagaaaaccaacctatatgtcgcagaattcaaaataaccgaGGGTGATGGGTTTAGCGACAAACTTCAACAGAAAAAAAACTGATCGACCCTCGACTTAACCCATATAATCATCGACTCCAGCCTATTGATACCCTCTCACCATCGTGTACAGCCCTTAGAAACACAAAAACCGGCAACCCCTTGCGCATATACAAGAACACGTGAGTTTCATGCAACAATAAACGAATTTCATGTCAAACTTTTCACAAAAATTAATACATAAGAAAGATTGAATGAGGGACATGCAAATAcatatatttcagaatatttatGGCATGAATGAAGACAAAACGAGATACAAGTGTGCCTTCATTATTATATGACCAAAAGCTCGAAGAGATGCGCATCGGGGAAGAACCGGAGGAGCGGGGAGGAACTTGCTTGAGAAAAATATTGAAGGGACCAACCTTGCTGCTGAAATTTACGTAGAGAGGTTGCTGAAGAAGGGGTTGGGCGGCCGAGAGTTTGTGGGTGTGGATTAGGGTTAATTACACTAGATTAagataatataaaaatttaataatgagcccttaattaacttttaaaatgattaaaaattcTTTTGAGCCCTAGCAATAAAACCAActcatcaagcccaataacacttccgaaaaatatttcgttttggtgcaattttgaaaatattgtccgagccctcaaaaagtcttccttttcgataaaatttacgtttcgattaaaaatatgtaccggtgggtaaaaatacccagcaaggccaatttcttgaaaaatacccttaaaacacttcatattaattaattaaaaataattattcaataaaaatatttttcctgaatatccccggtctccgttcctcgttcgagcgtgacaTGCAACTTAAATTCATAATGcattaaactttaaataaatcatgaattaaaaaacaaattaatgaaataaacatgcatttaatgctttaaaacaatttaataaaataccaaagaactttaataacttgcatgcatgtggttcacgtggaccttcaaatttttgggacgttacagtaATGATTGCCAAGAATAAGGTAGTTCATACTGATGCACTCGAGTGAGGTGGACTTCTCGAGGTAGTCGGGTAACAACTTCCCGGGAGCTTGCATGAGAGCCTTGCCGTGTGGTAACTCGGGAAGAAGATGTCCCGTGCATTCATCTGCCCGGCTGCTGAAGAAATCATCATGCACATTGACTCTGATTTGGGTTATCCATTTGATATTCCGGGTCATCATGACCCGGACTCTTATAGGGGTATCATCACTCatcccttaaatagtcgggctagagtcttactcgctgtcccgatcagttaCACTTGGAATTTAATAGAAAACAATCAATTCCAGATTTTTAAAAGCATCGGGGGCTCCATGTATCACAGAGATGGGATGAGGTGCCGGGACCTCAAGTCTCCCGgactttaaataaaatgtcggggcctcatatctctcGGACTTTGAATATTATGTCGGGGCCTCGtgtctcccggactttaaaTAAGATGTTgaggcctcatgtctcccgaaCTTTGAATATTATGTCGGGGCCTCATGTATCCCGAACTTTAAATAaggtgtcggggcctcatatctcccgaaCTTTGAATATTTTGTCGTTTAGTATTCTCGAGCAGTTAGGATGATGTCACGATGATGTATGCCCTAGAATTTAAACGGTTCGAAACGTTTCGTATTCCGAGAACATGATAAGTCTGACGCCTCGATATCTGTGCACGTCCTTTCATATACTCGGACAATTTCCAAAACGCCTAATGATCGTCCGATTCATTTTTAGATCAGCGGTGGAGATCACACCCCTCTTTGCCTATATTTAACAACACACCCCGCCTTCATTTGTCACtttctgaaatttcaaaatCCTCAAGAGTCTCTCCGATCTACCGACGTGCGGCACTCATCTTCTCCGGCGATCTCCAACCACCGATTTTTCGCAAATCCCTCTCACTCCATCACCATTGTAAGTAATCTCTCCTTCATTTCTTTAAAAATGTCAAACTCTacctcctccacctccggagCGAATGCGCAAGGCTCGCCTAGTGATGAGTCCACCGCGATGCGCTCTAATTCTTCCCCTTCTCCTCCGCCAAAACGCTCTTTTACTCAATCTTCTTCCATACCCCAAACCAAAAAGTCAAAATCATCATCTTCTGGCCCCTCCCGAGCTTTGAAAAAGGGCAAGGGTAAGGGCAAAGCCCGAGCTTCCTCCCCACCCCAATCTGAGACTCTGGAGGTTCCCTGGTTCGCTTCAATGAACAGCACCCTCGGCTCCATCCCctctttttttcaaattttgactcCCGGTCCTTCTGACAGGGCTATTATTCATCCTCCcggctttattatttttttttgagacCAAGTTAGGAATGGTCTCCGATTTCCCATCCCTTCTTTCTATATCGAGGTAGCCAAATTTTTTTGTGTACATATCAACCAACTCCACCCCAATTCTTTCCGGATCATGGCCTCGGCCTATATCCTTTTTAAAATACACGACCTCCTCATCCCCCCCTTATTcttcattatttttttgtttgtcgGCTGGGAGACAATTCCTTCTCCCTATCTGCCCAGCTAAAATCTCGGTTCTTTGATGATATCCCTTCTTCTCAGAAGGGATGGAGACGTTTTTTCTACATTCCTCTTCCAGCTCCTCCTTCTTGTTTAACCGGGTTTCTCCCCTCTCTTCCCTCGCAACCCTCTCTTCCCCGTTCTTAAAAATTTGAAGAGCCTTACACTCAAAGCCAAGAATTGGTGGAGGAtcaaaaattttcttcttcCGCCCTCATTTCCGAAGAAAATCTAATAGCATACGGGTTGAGTGCCCCGGAAGAGGACCCCACTGACCGGGTAATAGATGAAGTTGTTGTCTCGGGTGCTCAGCCCGATAATCTTCTACACTTATGCATTATTTcattttatctatatatatatatatttcttattATTTTGTTATCATACTGACTTTCTCTCTCTTCCTTATGCAGACAATACAGAGATGCAAGAAGCCTTTGCCAAGAGGGGGCGGCAGAGAAGGCGGCCAAAGAGGATAAGCTTGCAGCCCGGAGAGAGGCTGCTGAGAAGAAGAGAATGGCTGAGGTGTAAGCAGCCCGGATGAAGGAATCTGCCCGGCGGAAACTCAACAACAGCGGGAGGCAACTCGGGCGAACTCCCTAGAAGAGTCTGAAGACCACGTTCCCCTCTTCCAGAGGAAGAGAAAGGCTGCCACAAGCCCAGAACTGGTGATGGTTGAAGGTACCCAGGGAGAAAGCCAGGGCACCACCTCCCAAGCAACACAATCCAACCCTCCTCTCCAAATCCGGCCACTCCAAGAACTTTAGCAGCTTATTCTGCCTACCCAGGGAAATATCTTCACAGAGGGAGCCACTCCAACCGGACTCCTGCTCCTTAAATAGATGCTGCTTTCAGTCTTCGAGGGGTCCAACCGGATCATATCCCTAAGTTCTTCGATCCTCTCTCTCTCCtctcttttttttaataacTTCTTGTGAACAGTGTATTCAAATGCTGGTCCCTGCCTTTGAAGAGGTGGCAGCGGCGGCCACCACTGCAAATAATAGAGCACGGTCCTTCCAATAGCTTCAAGAGCAATTGCGATGGGAGATTTCCCGGGCTCAATCAGCCCACGAAGGAGAAATGTCCAACCTCCACGCTACTTTAAACAAGGCCAATCAGCAACTCTTGACGGTCAAGGCAGATCTGGCGAAGGCCAGAGATGACACCGATGAGGGCCTTACCCGGAAGGAAGCTCTGCGAGGTACGGTATCTGCCTTGGAGTCGAGGAATCATTTTCCATCCGAGCAGGTAGAGTTAGAACAATCCCGAGCGGAGAGAGCTGAGAGTTCTTTGGATGTGGCTGACTATCAAAGAGACAAGTGGCAGGCCTCCTTCCTCCAATCTCCAGAGTTCAAGGCGGCTGTTTAAGATCGGGTCTATCCTCTCTTTAAGACCAATTTTGACAAATGTCGGGAGCAATTTGAAGAGGTCGGGCTTATGCCTGAGGATATGCAAGATTTCTCGGACTTCGGCTGAGCCATAGCATCCCTTCCCAAGGATGATGAAGAGGAGAAGAAGGGGCCCCGAGAAGAAGAGCAGCCGAGGTCAAGCCATATAGACTTAGAATAGGATtgtattttctttctttcatttttcttgtaATTATTGCCCTCAGGCTTTTATtaatgaaatttcattttttctttAATATATTGTGTTTCCATGTAAGTATAAATGAATATCACTTGCAATATAGCCGGacttagaaaaatttaatcatgaacttcTTGTGAACGATAAGTCACAAGATTTTTCTAATTGTTGTAAAATATCAGGTAACTTCAATAAGTAGTCGGGATGTTGGGCCCTGAGCTGGGTATGAATCCCTGTAAATGTGTGAGGACTTGATGAATAACCAGGGTACAGGGCCCTGGGCCGTGGAGCTGGTCCCGGGACTTTGGAATGGTCGAAGTGCGGAGCCCCAAGCTAGGGTACAGAGCCTtgggcttattaataaccaGGGTGCTGAGCCCTGGGCCTGGGAATAGGTCCCGAGACTTgagagtggtcgaggtgcggagccccgagccagggtacggagccttgggcttaTTAAttaccaaggtacggagccttgggccgggaaATAGATCCcaggacttgggagtggtcgaggtgcggagccccgggACAGGGTACGGAGCTCTGAGCTTATTAAttaccaaggtacggagccttgggccggggaataGATCCCGgaacttgggagtggtcgaggtaaggagccccgagccagggtgcggagccctgaaCTTATTAATTACCAAGGTACAGAGCCTTGGgtcggggatcatgtcccgggactttaTAGATTAACCGGGGATTTGTACCTCCCGGGTTTAGATATAATATTCACATACTTTCTGAGAAGAAAAGAACTTTCATTATATCTTCAAACCATAATTACATCTTTCAAgcttaatattttttcaaatgaaataCATTCCACGGTCGCTTGAGAGATCGTCCTTGAGCGTCCTATAAATAAAAAGCTCACGAACTAACCTTTTGGGTTATCTTAAAAGGTCATTCCCACCGAGCTTCCAATTTTCCAACGTCTCCGGCTGGATTGACTTTTTTCATCACGAGATCTCCTATTTGAAAGTCTTGGATTCGAACTCGCTTGTTGTATGATTTTATAACCCAGCCTTGGTAAGCTTCCATTCAAATCATAGCCTGCTCTCTTTTCTCCTCCACCAGATTCAACTCCATTGCCCGGCTTTGACCATTACTATCCGGGTAAGATTCTATCCGGGCAGAAGATTGTCCGATTTCAACAGGAAAaactgcttcagaaccatacGCCAAGTTAAAAGGATTCTCTCAAGTAGGAGCTCGGGGAGTAGTTCTGTATGTCCAAAGAACACTAGGTAATTCTTCCACCCAGTCTTTTCCTTTGCCATGTAGCCTAGTTTTCAAGGCTTGCACAATAATTCTGTTTACAACTTTTGTTTGGCCATTTTCTTGAGGATAAGCAACATAAGTGAAAGactgagtgattttcatttacTGGCACCAAGTTGTGATCTCTTTTTCCTGGAAATGCCTCTCATTATCTGAAATTAGTCTCCTAGGAACTCCAAACTAGCATACAATATTTTTCCACAGAAACTTCAAAACTTCCTTCTCTGTAATCTTGGCCAAGGGCTCAACTTCTACCCACTTGGAAAAATAATCGACTGCTACCAAAAGAAATTTCTTCTGAGCCCGAGCGACGGGAAAGGGACCAACAATGTCCATCCCCCACTGATCAAAAGGGTAAGATGCCCAGATGGGCTTCATAAGAGTGGTTGGACTGTGCTGAAAATTAGAATGATATTGACAACTCTCACACGCCCGGACCACTCGAGCAGAGTCTTCGCTAACAGTGGGCCACCAAAATCTGGCAAGCATTGCTTTCCGGGCTAATGCTATTCCTCCGAGATGCTCTCCACAACACCCTTCATAAATCTCCCGGAGGACATAATCCACCTCTCCCAAAGATAATCACTTTAACAGAGGTCCCTAAAATTATCTCCTGTATAAgatattatttaagagaacaaacctggaAGCTTGTCTCTTGATCTTTTGAGCTTGAGTTTTCTCTTCAGGTAATTCATTGTTGACAATGAACTTGATCAGGGGTGTCATCCACGAATCTTCTGGTGCTGGAAATGTCTCTTCTTCCGTGTAAAAAATTAGCCGTGTAACATGCAATACTTCTCGGGTACTGACTTCTGATAAAAAGGCGGCCATTTTAGCTAAAGCATCTGCTTTTCCATTCTCGTTCCGGGGGATCTGCTCATTACTCCAATCCACAAAAGATTCGGCCTGGGCTTTGATGATCTTTAGATATTTAAGCATCATATCATCCTTAGCCTCATAAAAGCTTTTTATCTGCTGAGTAATTAACTGTGAATCGGAATACAAAATGATCCAGGGGGCTCCGATCTCCCGAACAGCTCGAATACCGGCTAGAACAGCCTCATATTCTGCTTCATTATTAGTCACACAGGAGTCAATTTTTAATGCCAATTTAATCTTCTCTCTTGGGGGAGCTATTATCACTACTCTTACCCCATATCCAGAAAGGCTATACGCTCCATCAACAAATACTCTCCATACATCCTTTTCATCAGGTTGAACCATCTCGGATAAGAAATCTGACAAGGCCTGGGCTTTGATGGCAACTCGGGCCATTCACTCAATATATATTCTCCCAACTCCACTGTCCATTTGATCATTCTCCGGGACAATTTTGAATGAGTCATAATCCTCCCGAGAGGACTATTAATAAGCACAATAATCTGATGCGACAGAAAATAAGATCGCAGTTTTCGAGAATTCATAACAAGAGTCAGAGCTATCTTCTCCACTTCACTATATCGGAGCTCGGGGCCCCTAAGATCATGGCTGACATAATAGACAGGCTTATTATCATAGCCTTCTTCCTTTATAAGTACTGAACTGACAGCATACTTCGTAGTGGACAGATAGACAAATAATTTCTCCTCCGACTTTGGCTTCACTAAGACAAGAAGCTC includes:
- the LOC142521802 gene encoding uncharacterized protein LOC142521802 — encoded protein: MARVAIKAQALSDFLSEMVQPDEKDVWRVFVDGAYSLSGYGVRVVIIAPPREKIKLALKIDSCVTNNEAEYEAVLAGIRAVREIGAPWIILYSDSQLITQQIKSFYEAKDDMMLKYLKIIKAQAESFVDWSNEQIPRNENGKADALAKMAAFLSEVSTREVLHVTRLIFYTEEETFPAPEDSWMTPLIKFIVNNELPEEKTQAQKIKRQASRVLWRASRRNSISPESNACQILVAHFFPVEIGQSSARIESYPDSNGQSRAMELNLVEEKREQAMI